CCTGGAACGCCCTTTCGTCCAACGGGAAAAGTTACTTTTTCGCTCTTTTTGTTTTGGAAGGCTGAACTGCCTCCGGTGCGGGAGCAGCAGGAGCTTCTGCCTTGGTGACGACTCCTTCAAGCTCGTCCGCCAGCGTTCCTGCATCGTAGATCTTCCGCAGGCATTCGATCATCGCGGCAGTATGGACTGACACTGCGCGGTTCTTTTCGCCGTCGAAGAGGAATCTCCCCGGCAGACTTTCGATGTTCCCGTCAAAGATGAGTCCGACCAATTCTCCCGCTCTGTTGATCGTCGGCGATCCTGAATTTCCGCCGATGATGTCGCATGAACTGACAAAATTCATCGGGGTCGACAGATCTAATTTTTCTCTCCGCTCTTCATAACGCTTCGGAAGCCCAAAATCGCCGGTGTTGCCGAAACTATATGCGCGGTCGTATAGGCCGTACATCGTGGTTTTGGAGGGTGCCTTCGTTCCGTTCATCGGATACCCGCATACCGTCCCATATGACAACCGGAGAGTGAACGTCGCGTCGGGGTACGTGTTCTTTCCATAGACGGCAAAACGGGCCTTCCCGATTTTTTCCACTGCGGCGGATTGCACGCTGGTCAAATTTGTTTCTGTCCATTGGCGTCTCTGGCGGACGTCAGGATCAAGCTTCCGTGCGAGGACAATAAGCGGGTCCGTTGATTGCGCAACCGCCTGTTCCCCCCCCTTGATGAGAGCTTTGCGAAATTCCACGTCAGCTAGTTTGGTTCCCTGGATCAGCTCTTTTGCGCCATCGGCGGGAGAATGTCCGCCAAGCACCGTTTGGATGAACGGGTCGTTCGGTCCCAGCTCCTCGAGGGATTCCTGAAGACCGTCGGCAAGGAGCAATTCCTCCATGTCGCTGTACACCGGCGCGCGCGAATACATCCGAAATTGCAGCGACGCGAGGTTGGCATCCTGAAATTCCGTCAACCGCTTTTCATTCGGCTTCGTTATTTCAGCGACATATTGGACGATCTGTGTTGCGAGCGTTGCCAGCCTCGATCCGCGTAACGTCCGGTAGGTGTTTTGGCTGACGATGGTCTTCGAGCGGTCGATCGCGACGGCAATCGAATCCCATGCATCGCCATAAGCGCGCTTCCATTCGGGGTTAGCGTTGACGCGCGAACGAAGATCGCTGTCCTCTTTTCTCTTTTGCTCCATCAAGCCTGCATCGAGCAATCCCTGGTATTCGCCGCGGTTCGCTTTGAGCGTGTTCTCAAGGCCAAAGATCTGATTCAGAGCGCGGCGCTCCTGCTCAGGTCCGAGTTTGGAATATTTTTTAAGCACCGCAAGCCGGCGTTCGAATGTCTTAAACCGCAAAGGAAAGTTGAAGTCCCTCAGATATTCGAGCTGCGCCATGGTCTGCAGGCGGTCGGTCGATCCGGGATGCCCCGACACGAACACGAGGTCCCCCTCTTGCGCTCCTTTTGAGTTCCACTTCAAATAGTGAGCGGGCTGGACCGGCTTGTCGTTTTCGTAAACACGGAAAAGGGTCATGTCGAGGTCGTACCGCGGATAGGTGAAATTGTCGGGATCGCCGCCGAAGAATGCGATCTGCTGTTCGGGCGCCATGACGAG
The Bacteroidota bacterium genome window above contains:
- a CDS encoding S46 family peptidase, which produces MTHRQKRAISILLAVSFACCLVLPAFADDGMWTFDNPPTKQLQEKYNFTPTQEWLDHVRLSSVRFNDGGSGSFVSPNGLVLTNHHVALGQLQKMSSKDKDYVADGFYAKTRAEEIKCTDLELNVLISMENVTARVQSAIKPGMSEKEAFDAQKEEIAKITKESSEKTGLRSDVIAFYQGSEHWLYRYKKYTDVRLVMAPEQQIAFFGGDPDNFTYPRYDLDMTLFRVYENDKPVQPAHYLKWNSKGAQEGDLVFVSGHPGSTDRLQTMAQLEYLRDFNFPLRFKTFERRLAVLKKYSKLGPEQERRALNQIFGLENTLKANRGEYQGLLDAGLMEQKRKEDSDLRSRVNANPEWKRAYGDAWDSIAVAIDRSKTIVSQNTYRTLRGSRLATLATQIVQYVAEITKPNEKRLTEFQDANLASLQFRMYSRAPVYSDMEELLLADGLQESLEELGPNDPFIQTVLGGHSPADGAKELIQGTKLADVEFRKALIKGGEQAVAQSTDPLIVLARKLDPDVRQRRQWTETNLTSVQSAAVEKIGKARFAVYGKNTYPDATFTLRLSYGTVCGYPMNGTKAPSKTTMYGLYDRAYSFGNTGDFGLPKRYEERREKLDLSTPMNFVSSCDIIGGNSGSPTINRAGELVGLIFDGNIESLPGRFLFDGEKNRAVSVHTAAMIECLRKIYDAGTLADELEGVVTKAEAPAAPAPEAVQPSKTKRAKK